GACCGACTTTGATCTTTACCTGTTTAAACGAAACGGCACCCAGTGGACGCAAGTGGCGAGCTCGGCGAAAAGTGCGTCGCAAGAGGCGATTGCCTACGACGGGACCACGGGCACCTTCAAGGTAGAAGTGCGGTCTTATAATGGAACGGGACCATTTAAAGTGTGGAACCAGTAGCAGGTAGCAAGAAAACGCCCAGATCAGGATGATTGTTTCGGTTTGAAACAGACCATCACTATAAGTTTACACAGTATGAGCAAATGCAAATCTCGATCGGTGTGATCTACGCGTTAGACCAAAGGTATGGAAAATCATACTTTTAGGTTGGCGGTTGTTGGTGGGATGAGCTGGTTCGTTTCAAGCATGCTGATCAATTTTGGTTTGATAAGCACGGCTAAGGCAGACCCCGCCTGGAAGGCGCGGGAAAAAATAACCATAACGGTAACAAATTTTTATTCCCAATATATAGCTAAAGCGAAACGCCCTCGGGACCAGCAGTCTGTTTTAAAGGCGAACCTCACGCCAGATTTCTTTAGCGGTTTTCAGGACCTCGTTGAGGGAATGGACGCAGATCCGATCGTGCGATCAGAGCATTGGGGAGCGGACTATCGACACAAGATCCGTGTCTACAACGTTTCTCTTGTAGGCGAAGATTCGGCTCGTGCGGATGTTCGCTTGGGTGAAATCCCTCAGGGAGTGAA
The window above is part of the Deltaproteobacteria bacterium genome. Proteins encoded here:
- a CDS encoding DUF3828 domain-containing protein, giving the protein MENHTFRLAVVGGMSWFVSSMLINFGLISTAKADPAWKAREKITITVTNFYSQYIAKAKRPRDQQSVLKANLTPDFFSGFQDLVEGMDADPIVRSEHWGADYRHKIRVYNVSLVGEDSARADVRLGEIPQGVKSPSGPVTLRLTLKKSGNRWRIASVERGFDNP